One genomic window of Acidobacteriota bacterium includes the following:
- a CDS encoding endonuclease/exonuclease/phosphatase family protein — MVWYNDLRNPRLFTPAERDWTSRRLLDLRAQLASPAPKGVPRRTKKSSLIIGTWNIRDFDNNKFRHGPRRRESLFYIAEILSAFDICALQEINEDLTPLKDVIRLMGPDWDFISTDVTVGSSGNRERMAFVYDKRKVRFRHVAGEIVLPKHALLPGEQQFARTPFLVSFQSGWFRFSLCTVHIYFGEESKGSEGYQRRVQEIEYLAKEMADRAERENENYILLGDFNIKNPIDETMQALTKAGFQLPPEQHASNMLGDAYYDQIAFRTRADELTFLSSGAFEWTQSLFRPEHYEHYAPALPERHRDLAEDGTLKDKGKDKDYYSKRWLTWQISDHLPLWVELAVDFSDAFLLNNLDGEYESAGPAAQIEAADDEAAPELDEPTHPPPARKKPKGRKRPKVAPPEKKGTLAPTPKMTFAEGWRIFWWVAGGGMDRMHKRRTAGKKAEKAKQAPKR, encoded by the coding sequence ATGGTCTGGTACAACGATCTGCGCAATCCGCGCCTGTTCACGCCCGCCGAGCGGGACTGGACCTCGCGCCGCCTGCTTGACCTGCGCGCCCAGCTTGCCTCGCCCGCCCCGAAAGGCGTGCCGCGCCGCACCAAGAAATCCAGTCTGATCATCGGCACCTGGAACATCCGCGATTTCGACAACAACAAGTTTCGCCACGGCCCGCGCCGCCGCGAGAGCCTGTTCTACATCGCCGAAATCCTCTCCGCCTTTGACATCTGCGCCCTGCAGGAAATCAACGAAGACCTGACCCCGCTGAAAGATGTCATCCGGCTGATGGGTCCCGACTGGGACTTCATCTCCACCGATGTCACCGTCGGCAGCTCCGGCAACCGCGAGCGGATGGCCTTCGTCTACGACAAACGCAAGGTCCGCTTCCGTCACGTTGCCGGTGAGATCGTCTTGCCGAAACACGCCCTGCTTCCGGGCGAGCAGCAATTTGCGCGCACGCCCTTTCTCGTCAGCTTCCAGTCTGGCTGGTTCCGCTTCTCTCTGTGTACGGTGCATATCTATTTCGGCGAAGAGTCGAAGGGCTCGGAAGGCTACCAGCGCCGCGTGCAGGAAATCGAGTATCTCGCCAAGGAAATGGCAGACCGCGCCGAGCGGGAGAACGAGAACTACATCCTCCTCGGCGACTTCAACATCAAGAACCCCATCGACGAGACGATGCAGGCGCTGACCAAGGCCGGCTTCCAGCTGCCGCCCGAACAGCACGCCTCCAACATGCTGGGCGATGCCTATTACGACCAGATCGCTTTCCGCACCCGCGCAGACGAGTTGACCTTCCTCTCCTCCGGCGCGTTTGAATGGACGCAGAGCCTGTTCCGGCCCGAACACTACGAACACTACGCGCCGGCCCTTCCGGAACGTCACCGGGACCTCGCCGAAGACGGGACATTGAAGGACAAGGGCAAGGACAAGGACTACTATTCCAAACGCTGGCTCACCTGGCAGATCTCCGACCACCTGCCCCTGTGGGTCGAACTCGCGGTCGATTTCTCCGACGCCTTCCTTCTCAACAATCTTGATGGCGAATATGAAAGTGCCGGGCCGGCCGCGCAGATCGAGGCGGCGGATGACGAGGCCGCCCCCGAACTGGACGAACCCACACACCCGCCACCGGCCCGAAAGAAGCCGAAGGGCCGCAAGCGTCCGAAAGTGGCGCCGCCCGAGAAGAAGGGCACGCTGGCCCCGACCCCGAAGATGACCTTCGCCGAAGGCTGGCGCATCTTCTGGTGGGTCGCCGGCGGCGGCATGGACCGGATGCACAAGCGCCGGACAGCAGGCAAAAAGGCCGAGAAGGCCAAGCAGGCACCGAAACGCTGA
- a CDS encoding FAD-binding oxidoreductase: MTPPPPTPFLAAAKDLLGPKGWSDDPEKLAAASTPWRGGWAGETPFLARPASTDEAAALVRLCAQHRVAITPQGGNTGLVDGGTPHGEICVSMTRMNAVREVDPFNNSMVIEAGATLVTAQETAEKANRLFPLSLGSQGTATLGGLISTNAGGVAVLRYGMMRDLILGLEVVLPSGEIWDGLSGLRKNNTGYDLKHLFAGAEGTLGLITAATLKLFPKVQRASAWVIASSADDVVKLLALVRDHAGDSVTSFEIIPANAVEMVVADVPGTRDPLPSNADWRVLIEISQPHAAQAEALLTAALEAGAEAGLVQDAAIASSEAQAKSFWHIRETIPLSKRAYGTALNQDISVPVSRIPAFITACNGAVRAHVPSADFVIFGHVGDGNLHYSVVEPAGAGAPILKAHEAAVTRTVFDTVMAFGGSISAEHGVGRLKRDELARIRPPAATGAMRAIKQALDPLGIMNPGRVVSV, encoded by the coding sequence ATGACCCCGCCCCCGCCCACCCCCTTCCTCGCTGCCGCCAAGGACTTGCTCGGCCCCAAGGGCTGGAGCGACGATCCGGAGAAACTCGCCGCTGCTTCCACACCCTGGCGGGGCGGCTGGGCGGGTGAGACGCCATTCCTGGCGCGTCCTGCGTCAACCGACGAGGCCGCCGCGCTCGTCAGACTTTGCGCGCAGCACCGTGTCGCGATCACACCCCAAGGCGGCAACACGGGGCTCGTCGATGGCGGCACGCCGCACGGCGAAATCTGCGTGTCGATGACCCGCATGAACGCCGTTCGCGAGGTCGACCCGTTCAACAACTCCATGGTCATCGAGGCCGGCGCCACGCTCGTCACCGCGCAGGAAACGGCGGAGAAGGCAAACCGCCTCTTCCCGCTCTCCCTCGGCTCGCAAGGCACCGCCACGCTGGGCGGCCTCATCTCCACGAATGCCGGCGGCGTCGCCGTCCTGCGCTACGGCATGATGCGCGACCTGATCCTCGGGCTCGAAGTCGTGCTGCCCTCCGGCGAAATCTGGGACGGTCTTTCCGGCTTGCGAAAGAACAATACCGGCTATGACTTGAAACACCTCTTCGCCGGCGCAGAAGGCACGCTCGGGCTGATCACGGCGGCGACGCTGAAACTCTTTCCGAAAGTGCAGCGCGCCTCGGCCTGGGTGATTGCATCGTCTGCAGACGATGTCGTGAAGCTGCTCGCGCTGGTGCGCGACCATGCAGGCGATTCCGTCACCAGCTTCGAGATCATTCCGGCGAACGCGGTGGAAATGGTCGTCGCCGACGTGCCGGGTACGCGCGACCCGCTCCCGTCGAACGCCGACTGGCGCGTGCTGATCGAAATCTCGCAGCCGCATGCGGCGCAGGCCGAGGCCCTCCTCACGGCCGCGCTTGAAGCCGGGGCCGAGGCAGGCCTCGTACAGGACGCCGCCATCGCCTCCAGCGAAGCGCAGGCGAAATCCTTCTGGCACATCCGTGAGACGATCCCGCTGTCCAAGCGCGCCTACGGCACGGCGCTCAACCAGGACATTTCCGTCCCCGTCAGCCGCATCCCGGCCTTCATCACCGCCTGCAACGGCGCCGTGCGCGCGCATGTTCCGTCGGCAGACTTTGTCATCTTCGGCCATGTTGGCGACGGCAACCTGCACTATTCGGTGGTCGAGCCGGCAGGCGCCGGCGCGCCGATCCTCAAGGCACACGAAGCGGCCGTCACGCGTACGGTCTTCGACACCGTGATGGCCTTTGGCGGCTCGATCTCGGCCGAACACGGTGTCGGCCGCCTGAAGCGCGACGAGCTTGCCCGCATCCGCCCGCCCGCCGCGACCGGCGCCATGCGCGCCATCAAGCAGGCGCTCGACCCGCTCGGCATCATGAACCCCGGCCGCGTCGTCAGCGTCTGA
- a CDS encoding FMN-binding negative transcriptional regulator — protein sequence MHPAPLFRESDPEKLIARLRARPLGLVCANGEVAPLAAHTPVLASLENGRPRLRFHLSAHNPLTRAIEAGAGVLIVFTGPDAYISPDWYGPVPNQVPTWNYLSVEAEGTPAPADAATFLDDVSSEFEARLAPKPPWTRAKMDPGAFGMMVRGIRAFELSPIRFEGISKLSQNKTSEARAGVLEALSAMPDGLAIAAEMRKLQT from the coding sequence ATGCACCCCGCCCCGCTCTTTCGCGAGTCCGATCCGGAAAAGCTGATCGCCCGTTTGCGCGCGCGTCCGCTTGGCCTCGTCTGCGCCAATGGCGAGGTTGCTCCGCTCGCCGCCCACACGCCCGTCCTTGCCTCACTGGAAAATGGCCGGCCGCGCCTGCGTTTTCATCTGTCTGCGCACAATCCGCTTACGCGCGCCATCGAGGCTGGCGCCGGCGTGCTCATCGTTTTCACGGGCCCGGACGCCTACATCTCGCCCGACTGGTATGGTCCAGTGCCCAATCAGGTGCCGACGTGGAACTACCTCTCCGTCGAAGCAGAAGGCACGCCCGCGCCGGCGGATGCCGCCACCTTCCTCGACGATGTCTCCTCCGAATTCGAAGCCCGCCTCGCGCCCAAGCCGCCCTGGACGCGCGCCAAGATGGACCCCGGCGCGTTCGGCATGATGGTGCGCGGCATCCGGGCGTTCGAGCTCTCGCCGATTCGCTTCGAAGGCATCTCGAAGCTCAGCCAGAACAAGACGAGCGAAGCGCGCGCCGGCGTCCTCGAAGCCCTGTCGGCCATGCCGGATGGCCTCGCCATTGCCGCTGAAATGCGTAAACTACAGACATGA
- a CDS encoding exodeoxyribonuclease VII large subunit: MTDTPVSNDHAQSVSELAASLKRTVETNYDHVVVRGELGRVTIAKSGHMYADLKDDKAVLNTIMWRGQADKLTFRPEEGLEVVATGRLSTYEGRSSYQLIANTMRPAGAGALMQLLEERKKKLAAEGLFDPKHKKPLPYLPRTIGVITSPTGAVIRDILHRIRDRFPVRVIVWPALVQGDRAAEQVTAGIKGFNAMTGADRPDVLIVARGGGSIEDLWPFNEEIVVRAAFDSDIPLISAVGHETDTTLIDYVSDRRAPTPTGAAEMAVPVRTELLLSSGEQGERLKRALARALTRARDKLTAARLPRAEMLLQPARQRLDYASANLPKATLALTQKARVKLSRLQLSPALLKSEIRQGRQRLRDIAVRARPALDRLMVRQKTALDAQGKLLETLSYQATLSRGYAIVRGTDGHVIRSAAVASGTDQFKISFADGDVTAAPVGGTPKSKAPPKKPGEQGSLF; this comes from the coding sequence ATGACCGACACACCCGTCTCCAACGACCATGCCCAGTCCGTCTCCGAGCTTGCCGCGAGCCTGAAACGAACGGTCGAGACCAACTATGACCATGTCGTCGTGCGCGGCGAGCTCGGCCGCGTGACCATCGCCAAGTCCGGCCACATGTATGCCGACCTGAAAGACGACAAGGCGGTCCTCAACACGATCATGTGGCGCGGTCAGGCCGACAAGCTGACCTTCCGGCCCGAAGAGGGCCTCGAAGTCGTCGCTACGGGACGCCTGTCGACCTATGAAGGCCGCTCCTCCTACCAGCTGATCGCCAACACGATGCGCCCGGCCGGCGCCGGCGCCCTGATGCAGCTCCTTGAGGAGCGCAAGAAAAAGCTCGCCGCCGAGGGCCTGTTTGACCCGAAGCACAAGAAGCCGCTGCCTTACCTGCCGCGCACCATCGGCGTCATTACCTCCCCGACCGGCGCCGTCATCCGCGACATCCTGCATCGCATCCGCGACCGGTTCCCGGTGCGCGTGATTGTCTGGCCCGCCCTCGTGCAGGGCGACCGCGCCGCCGAACAGGTGACAGCCGGCATCAAGGGTTTCAACGCCATGACCGGCGCCGATCGCCCCGATGTGCTGATCGTCGCACGCGGCGGCGGCTCGATCGAAGACCTCTGGCCGTTCAACGAGGAAATCGTCGTGCGCGCCGCCTTCGACAGCGATATCCCCCTGATCTCCGCTGTCGGCCACGAGACTGACACGACCTTGATCGACTACGTGTCCGACCGCCGCGCGCCGACGCCCACCGGCGCCGCCGAGATGGCCGTCCCGGTACGGACGGAACTGCTGCTGTCGAGCGGTGAGCAGGGTGAGCGCCTGAAACGCGCCCTCGCGCGCGCCCTCACCCGTGCGCGCGACAAGCTTACCGCCGCGCGCCTTCCCCGCGCAGAAATGCTGCTTCAGCCCGCCCGGCAGCGGCTTGACTATGCGAGCGCGAACCTGCCGAAAGCGACGCTCGCGCTGACGCAGAAGGCGCGGGTGAAACTCTCCCGGCTACAGCTCTCGCCGGCTCTTTTGAAGTCCGAAATCCGGCAAGGCCGCCAGCGCCTGCGCGACATTGCCGTGCGTGCCCGCCCGGCGCTCGATCGGCTGATGGTGCGCCAGAAGACGGCGCTGGACGCGCAGGGCAAGCTGCTGGAGACCCTCTCCTATCAAGCGACGCTCAGCCGGGGCTACGCGATCGTTCGGGGTACTGACGGCCACGTCATCCGCTCGGCTGCGGTTGCTTCTGGTACGGACCAGTTCAAGATTTCCTTCGCGGATGGTGACGTTACCGCCGCGCCCGTCGGCGGCACACCAAAATCGAAAGCTCCGCCCAAAAAGCCCGGCGAGCAGGGCAGCCTGTTCTGA
- a CDS encoding FAD-dependent oxidoreductase translates to METLACQVCVAGGGPAGLMLGYLLARQGVDVIVLEKHADFLRDFRGDTIHPATLEIFHELGLDTGLLALPNQPTERISLFIAGRTFHIADFSRLPVAHPFVAMMPQWDLLDFLADEGRKLPTFRLRMLTEARGLIETGDRITGLVADGPDGKVEIKADLVVAADGRASHLRDASGLALDDIGAPVDVFWMRLDRKEDGVRESFGRVTEDGFLVLINRGDYWQCAMPLPKGDADKIRAQGLPAFRDRIARIAPHLSEAAEKLIDWDQVKLLTVQVNHMPKWWRPGFLCIGDAAHAMSPVGGVGINLAVQDAVAAARMLGPLIGKGPVPDEALAGVQKRRHWPARMIQRGQVIAHRFVLVPAITAKGTLKPPFLLNFFEWFPILRQIPARLIGLGLRPEHWPAGK, encoded by the coding sequence ATGGAAACGCTCGCCTGCCAGGTCTGCGTTGCGGGCGGAGGCCCGGCAGGGCTGATGCTCGGCTACCTGCTTGCCCGCCAAGGCGTCGACGTCATCGTCCTTGAAAAGCACGCAGACTTCCTGCGCGACTTTCGAGGCGACACGATCCATCCCGCCACGCTGGAAATCTTCCATGAACTCGGCCTCGACACCGGCCTCCTCGCCCTGCCGAACCAGCCGACCGAGCGCATCTCGCTGTTCATCGCCGGGCGAACCTTCCACATCGCGGACTTTTCGCGCTTGCCGGTCGCTCATCCCTTCGTTGCGATGATGCCGCAATGGGACCTGCTCGACTTCCTGGCCGACGAGGGCCGAAAGCTGCCCACCTTCCGCCTGCGGATGTTGACCGAAGCGCGCGGCCTCATCGAGACCGGCGACCGCATCACAGGCCTCGTGGCCGACGGGCCGGACGGAAAAGTCGAGATCAAGGCGGACCTCGTGGTGGCCGCTGACGGGCGAGCGTCGCACCTGCGCGATGCGTCGGGTCTCGCCCTCGACGACATCGGCGCGCCGGTCGATGTCTTCTGGATGCGCCTCGACCGCAAGGAAGATGGCGTACGCGAATCCTTTGGCCGCGTCACCGAGGACGGGTTCCTCGTCCTGATCAATCGCGGCGACTACTGGCAGTGCGCCATGCCGCTGCCGAAGGGCGACGCCGACAAGATCCGTGCCCAGGGCCTGCCGGCATTTCGCGACCGCATCGCCCGCATCGCGCCCCACTTGTCCGAAGCCGCGGAGAAACTGATCGACTGGGACCAGGTGAAACTCCTCACCGTGCAGGTGAACCACATGCCGAAATGGTGGCGCCCCGGCTTCCTGTGCATCGGCGACGCCGCCCATGCCATGTCGCCGGTCGGCGGGGTCGGCATCAATCTCGCCGTGCAGGACGCGGTCGCCGCGGCCCGCATGCTCGGCCCGTTGATCGGCAAGGGCCCGGTGCCGGATGAGGCGCTGGCCGGCGTTCAGAAACGCCGCCACTGGCCGGCGCGCATGATCCAGCGCGGCCAGGTTATTGCCCACCGGTTCGTGCTCGTGCCCGCGATCACGGCGAAGGGCACGCTGAAGCCGCCTTTCCTGCTGAACTTCTTCGAATGGTTCCCCATCCTGCGCCAGATTCCGGCGCGCCTGATCGGCCTCGGGCTACGCCCCGAGCACTGGCCGGCGGGCAAATGA